TCAGACAAAGCTTCCATCGTCCCATTCTCGGTTTGTCTGTACTATTTTATATGAGTTAGAGTGTAGGGTAAGACagccttttaaaaatacataaaaccgACTCCGATTTTTATATCACTATAAAGACTACTAAACTGGCGTTCAGAGAGTATCGATTAATAAGAGATTAGAGAAGATTATCTGTcgcaagtcgacacaattatgtcgacacaattgtgcaaAACCCGATATGCACACTGGGCTAGGAACGCGTCACGTGAAATACTATGACGGGTTTACGAATatagatcatcatcatcagccacataaagtccactgctcaACATAagcctccctcaaagattttcagacggacctgtcgaaagcggcctgcatccaacgtttTCCTGGGACCTTTATAAAGTCATCTGTCCACAAcgaatatagatatttttttttaaatattatgcgaCGTCACACTTATTCACATAGCGACAAACTTCAAAATCCTTCAGTTTATAACCATCTCAGCATTCGTGTTAGGAAATCTTCACGGCTCTGCGCTAAGAAGACAATAGCTCATTAGAGTACTGCAGCTACAGTAATTATCAATGCGGAACTTCTTGCTGACGCCGTTTAACTTAAATTTACAGCgcttaatgaaatattttaagtttaaggaCGGTGGGTTTAGATTGTTTTTGGGTTTtagaataaatcaaattatattaggtTAGTGCTTATTCATATTTCGATATGAATACTATCTTTTACACTGTGTACttgtataaaactattatatgaataaaatatggttaTATGAAGGAAATAGAAGACTGAACAAACGAAAACTGAATTAATGTCTTTTGCTTAACATTCCTTTTTAATAACGAATTAATTTTAAGAACTAATGGATAATTTAGTAAAATTGCTTACAGCGTAGATCTGCCAATTCTTCAGGATATCTGGCCAGTTTATGGTCTATGATGACAATAACCAACTCCAAAGTACGGAGACACACACCAACATCCAATTCCCATGGATTTCACAGCCATTGTCCCAAACTAATCACACGGACGCCGTTATCCGGTTATTGGTGTAACATAAACACACCAACATCACAATAGCGCACTGAAGTTGAGGTAAGCAAACATTCGATTGTCCAATAGTGTCTCTTAATTCACAGAGTAGGTAAGGACAGTATGGTGTAATATGCTTTGGTCTTGGGGAAGACAAAGCAAATGACCTACGTTTGTCAATCAGACAACTATATGAAATACTAAGTGTTGCCTACAGCTTCGCCTGGGTAGAACAGGTTAACCGGTATAAAAGGCTTAAAGTGTATTTTTCCGAAACGAAGGAGAATCTACTTCTTTGTgtgataaaatttcaaaattattttttttttgctttaaatttttACAATCTAACAATCTTCGCAAACTGTTGCCTTTATAagattagtataataaaatggCTTATAGGAACCATGGAAAGAAAAATTCTTAGTAAAATGTAGGTGTAATTAATGCGGCACTTCATCCCATCCCCTTAGGGATATAGTCTTTATAGTGTATTCTCTTACAATAACTACTTTATGTGAAACAAGGGAATATACCTCGAAGATGAAGCTagaaatagataattattaaaggTCGTGTAAATCCTCATTATAGTAGTAACTGGAATTTGCTAATTGGTCCTCGTAATTACAAAGACATGGAAACACTATCCGAGATAATTAATAAACCACAAACCATCTAGCTAGATCAATACgtgtatctatatataaacTACGAAACCTCAAACAGAAATACCcgaaattagttattttaagtATACGTCGTGTGGCGTTTGACTACACATTTTCTTCTCATATTCTGAACTCTAATAAATGATATTGAAAGTTGGTAATTTCGAATTTACAACCATATGATTGGATGCAGTCGTTTATAACTCGAAACAATGGCATACTGTATGTTCCATTACTACTGCACTCGTATAAACATCTTTGGCGTAAACAATACACCCAAGAGATGCACCAACAAACTTCAGTTTACTAAAATGTGGATATAAGAAAGGTCTTTTACGTGACACTGACATTATTCTTGTACGAATCCAAGACGTTTAGTTGTTTGCGCATTAATCTAAGTTTATGTACTCTATGAATCACCGGTGAgttgttttcttttatactaaaagaattatattttacgttaCATACGTATTTAGTCTTATTTATagcacaaattaaatttatgttcaaAGGGCACCGAAGTTTATCTGAATATTCGTTAAATGGCTGGAATCAAGTGGgctgttaataaaatgtaaatatatatgtcTAGTTTCTAGTTTAAGTATTTATGGGTGctataaatttgttatatttttttttgactgCCATTATCATaatcaagtttttaaaatataacatattattttaaattaaaaacacaattcaAGAGAATTttgaaatgtacaaaaataatggaattttgaaCTAATTACGCAAGAGTGAAGTTATAAACGTACTTTAGAAATCCGTGCCTAATATGAGATAAACTAAGAAGCACTTGAAAACATTTAACAGGAGTGCCGAAGCGAGGTAGCGACTCAGGGAGTGCAACAAGGCGCGTTTCGTAAAACTACGTACTATAACGAAGCTTGTTAGTGTACTTCAGTAAGAAGATTGTCTGGTGCACTGGAGACACCTTCGAACAAGCAGTCAGCAGATGGAACTAATGAGTTCACTGTTGTTGTGCACGTTTGTAGTGATGGCGCCGCAAGCGCTAGGTGAGAAACGCTTTGATTCGTCTTTACGGATATTTCAGGGTTGCTAACCTGgttctgtaatatattttaaaacgttgttatattttttatagagtaAGTTATTGAGCTTCCTTAAGAAGTTTTAACGAATACATTAACAGGAAAAATATACGCAAAGTATATAATTGGCGATACTCGTTATTGTGATATTTTGACGAATCATACGATTAATTAGATCAACATGTAAATTTtccttataactttttattttgcagCTGAAAGTTTTATACATACTGATTGGGATACAATATACAATGACACGATGAAAAACCGGCAAAGACCCTCGATACATAACAAGATACTGCTAAATATTAATGCGCCACCTCTCGTTAACGTTGTCAGTGAAGTGCAGGCCGTTTTTGCTGAGGCAGCTTGTCAGAACTGCATCGCGTGTATGGAGAGAGCTATTAAAGCTGATAAGATTAATTTACACATGGTTGATAATCGCCCCAGTGCTGAGGAACTTCAGACCGATGTTCTATCTGAACGACATAATTTTGATAGGCACCGTGAGAAAAGAAATCTTGCTAATGACACagtcaaattaaaaaaggttaaatctaaaagaaataaagtGCTCAAAGCTGTTATTGTTACGAAACTTAAAGTAGATGAACAATTGTATgctttgaaaataaaagaaactattACTCAAACAGGTGAACAACTAAAGGATATGAAATCTACATCGACTACATGTCAAGTATATGATGTTAAAAATTCATTTCCTTGCGACACTCCAGAAGCAGAGATCTTGTTGACAGTCGCGAAGCAAAGAATAAAcaagaaaagtaaaaaacaaaaagaaaagcGTACGATACGAGCGACCACGCATAAAATTGTAcctttatttagaaaacgtcaGGTGGACCATTCTCAAGTGCCAGAAAACTTCATGCCCTCTATTGAGGATATATACTAGTTGTTGATTTAGTTGCGAATACCCTACGACCttacataaacatatatttttaataaagaatttattaatagaGGCCTTTCAATTCCAGTGTCGTAGGTTAAATTTGAATTGTTCAACCTTTAACATttgttgaattaaatattttctttcgtaAATccacaatataatttacaaatacacagTCACTCTTTTTATCCCCAGAGGAGAAGACATAGGTGAGACAATTTTCGCCGTGGGTAATGCGTATTCCGAGCTGTGATGTGACAGGAGGCTAgccaatcgccatatcgggcaccaaTTCCAAAATCCGACCTAATACTGAGAAAAAAGAAATGATTTGCGCTATCCAGGAATTTAACCCGAGACTTCACAGAGCGGTAACCGTACCGCGCATCGAATACAACTAAGCCCTTGATTCAGTCTAGCATAATACttcacaaattacagactcgaACTAGAACAACTCTTAAAAATCAAAAGAATTTAATGACAACATTAGTAACTCATATTACTGCAGATTCCATTCATCAACAAATAATGCATATTAACCTGCAATGTGGAGACACAGGTATTTCACATATGACTGTTGGTTAAGGCGATGTCATTATCCTAAGTGGTATTACAGTGTCACCGCAGACACCAGCTGTTCTAGCTTGTggcttaattaattattactgcACATGGCAATCAACCCCTGATCTGTGTAATAATGTTATCATATCAGAAACTCTGTTTAGAtgatatttcaaaatcatatgTACAATTTGTATATTGCATGATGCAGAAttgtaatatcattttataaacacATACCGGCTGTATAAGGTGGCAACGCCacttaaaacttttaaaaaaatggtcGAAGGTTATGGAATACCTTTACCTATCTACGAGAATCCTAGAACACAAATACTAATCAAATATTTGGAATTAAATGTAATAGGGACATCTTTGAATTTCCATTTAAATCAGCGTTGAAAGTAATTTAGTTTCTAAATGTCGAAATACGTTTTGATCGAAATAGTTTCTATGGagatgaaatattttctttgtttcagtCGCTTATTTATATGGTTTCCAAAGGCACTATGATGATTTGCTGTAAATAAACAGTCAAATATAAGTAttcaatataattgaaaaaaacaaattatggtACTACGTTGATTGATAGGATGTCAACAACTTAATTTTACGCCGACAACGCCAAGAAAAAAATGTAGTGAGTAGTAAGTATGTAAGTATATGCCTAGTCAAATAgatcatcttttttattttattatataaaata
This genomic stretch from Manduca sexta isolate Smith_Timp_Sample1 chromosome 8, JHU_Msex_v1.0, whole genome shotgun sequence harbors:
- the LOC115446797 gene encoding uncharacterized protein LOC115446797; amino-acid sequence: MELMSSLLLCTFVVMAPQALAESFIHTDWDTIYNDTMKNRQRPSIHNKILLNINAPPLVNVVSEVQAVFAEAACQNCIACMERAIKADKINLHMVDNRPSAEELQTDVLSERHNFDRHREKRNLANDTVKLKKVKSKRNKVLKAVIVTKLKVDEQLYALKIKETITQTGEQLKDMKSTSTTCQVYDVKNSFPCDTPEAEILLTVAKQRINKKSKKQKEKRTIRATTHKIVPLFRKRQVDHSQVPENFMPSIEDIY